GTACAATATTTGCAGCACCGACGGGATGAACGAAAAAGGGCTGGTGGCCAACCTGCTCTGGCTGGCCGAATCCAAATACCCTGACTGGGACCGTCAGAAACCGGGCCTGAGCATCGCTGCCTGGGTGCAATATGTGCTCGACAATTTTGCTACCGTAAAAGAGGCCGTGGACGAGTTGCAGCAGGAGCGTTTCACCATCGTGTCCGACAATGTGCCCGGACAGGCCAGGCTGGCGACCCTGCATCTTTCTATTTCCGATGCCACCGGCGACAGCGCCATCTTTGAATATGTGGAAGGTAAACTGGTGATTCATCATGATGCCGCTTACCAGGTGATGACCAACTCCCCTGTGTACGAGAAACAATTAGCGCTGAACGAGTACTGGAAAGAGATTGGCGGCACTACCATGCTGCCGGGCACCAACAGGGCTGCCGACCGTTTTGTGCGTGCTTCTTTTTATACGACCGCTATTCCTAAAACAAAGGATTACCGGTTGGCCGCTGCCAGCGTGTTCAGCGTGATCCGCAACTGCTCCGTGCCTTACGGTATCAGTACGCCTGACCAGCCCAATATTTCTTCCACCCGCTGGAGGACCGTGTCAGACCAAAAGAACATGATTTATTATTTTGAGTCTGCGCTCACGCCCAATACTTTCTGGGTGGATTTCAGCGATGTGAATTTTTCGCCTAAGGGAGGTGTAAAGAAACTCTCGCTGACCAAAGGAGAAGTATACGCCGGCAATGTGGCCGGGTCCTTTAAAAGAAGCAACCCCTTTAAATTTCTGGGCCCGCAATAGCAGACGGGTATTGTATTGGATAAAGCTACCAGCGTTTGCTGGTAGCTTTTTTTTATCTTTATGTAAATCACATTTCCCATGGATGACAAAACCGCGTTAGTCGTACAGTTGTTTGGCAAAAACGCCCGCCTCTACGAAGAAAAATTCATGGACACACAAGGCTATCAAAATGCCCTGGACGTGTTTTGCAGGCATATTCCCCGCCAGGAGGCCAACATCCTGGAGCTGGCTTGCGGGCCAGGCAACATTACCCGCTACCTGCTGCACCTGCGGCCCGATTTCCGGGTGTTGGGCACCGACCTTTCGCCAGACATGCTGGACCTTGCGCGTAAGAACAATCCCGGCGCTATCTTCCAGCTGTTGGACTGCACTGATATGACAACGTTGCCGGACCGATATGATGGCATCATGGTCGGTTTCCTGTTGCCTTATCTTTCTCAGGAGGCAACGGTCAAGCTGGTCCGGGACGCAGTCAGCATGCTGCAGCCCGGAGGCGTGTTGTATCTGAGTACCATGGAGGACGACTATACGAAATCGGGCTGGCGGAAGTCCAGTACCGGTGATGATTACTACCAGTACTTTCATCAGGGTGCATGGCTGCAGCAAGTGTTGCAGGAACATGGTTTCCATGTGGTCCATGAGCAGCGGATCGCCTCTGCCAACGGGGATGGTACGCCGGTGACGGATTTAATCCTGATCGCCAGTCTGTAGTGATGGGAATACCAGAAGCATACCTGGTAGAGATGGAGTGCAGTTGTAGTTTTCAAAAGGAACATTCACCCCGGGATCAGGCGGTAGCCAGCACTTTTCTGTCTGCCGGACGGAAGTACCAGGATATCACAGTGAGGACCAGCAACAACAGGGACGGGAAAATGTCTTTCATCGCGTCGCCGGAGATGAGATGTGAAGCGAGTGCGCCCGTCATCATAAAGAAAAAGCCTGCATAGGCCCATTCTTTCACCAGTGGAAACCTCGGTGCCAGGATGGCTATCACCCCCAATATTTTCCAGGCGCCGAGTATCTTCAGTATGTAGACAGGGTAACCCAGGTGGGTGATAAAATCGTTTTCAGTTTTCAGTTGCAACAGTTGTACAATGGCGGTGGAGGTCATACCTAACGCCAGCCAGAGGGTGGCGATCCAGTAGATGATTTTGTTTCTTTTAGACATGATGTGTTATTTTTTGAATTTGATAGCTGCTTTCTCGAGGCGGTTGTGTGCCAGGCCCATGCCGCGGGCCATGCCTATCTTCAGGTATTGTGCTCTTTCTTCCAGTGTTTTGTAGATGATATGCATCCGGAGTTTGCTGGTGTCTTCGGTGAGTTTTTCGAACTCGAGGAATTCCAGTTGCACGCCAAAGCCGCTGTTCTCCATTTCAAATGTGCGGGTGATTCTTTCTTCGGGAACGAAGTCGTGGATAGTGCCGCTGAAGCCGTGTTTATTGCCGGCCGGGTCGGTGGTTTCAAATTGCCAGCTGCCGTGTTTTTTGTTCTCCAGTTTCAATACTTTGGTGCCCATCCATTCCTCCAGGATTTCAGGTTCTGTATATGCCCTGAAAAGCAGTTCCAGCGGCAGGTCGAATTCGCGGGTGACAATCAGTTCCTGTTTGCCTTCTTCGGCATGTACTTTTGTTTTCAGTTCCATTTGTCCTTATTTTTTGGTTTGATATTTTTTCATGATGTCTTCCAGTTTGTTAAACCTGTCGTCCCACATTTTACGGAACGGTTCAATGAAGTCTGCTATCTCTTTCATTTTATGAGGGTTTAAATGGTAATAGATCTCTCTGCCGTTTTGTTCCTGCTTCAACAGTTCACATTCCGTAAGTATGGCCAGGTGCTTGGACACTGTTGGCCTCGCGGTGTCGAAGTTGGCTGCGATGGCGCCGGCTGTCATAGCATGCGTGGCTACCAATAACAGTATGGCCCTCCGCGTGGGGTCTGCTATGGCTTGAAATACATCTCTCCGTAAATTCATTGTGTAGCTATTTGACTACAAATATATGTGTAGTTATTTGGCTACGCAAATTTTTTTTGATGTTTTTTGAAAAAAAAGCAAAGGCCACTTTAATCACCGGTAGGAATCTAATCTTGTTAAAGAAAAATACATATTATGAAAACGAAGTTTTGGATTTTTGCATTGGCTTTTCTTTATCTTTCCATGCGAACGGGTGCGCAGTAATTGGTTTATCGGGGAAGATTGGGTACAGTCACCTTTTGAAGAAGAAAACGAACAATAAAAAGAACAATATCATGGAATTTTTACCAACTGTCAGCAAGGAGGCTATCGAAGCCGCAGGCACAGAAGACTGGGATTTTATCTATACGGTACTGGAACCCTATGAGAACGCCATCGAAGAAGCAGAAGACGAAGAGGAAATTCTTGACCAGCTGAGTGACGACCAGCACGCGCTGTTGATCTACAACGCGCTGTACGGCCAGGTTACCAACGGTGGTTTTCTGCAACTGATACACAATGGATATGGACAATTTGCTTTTGATCCGGTTTTTGTGGAAGACCTGCAGCGCTGGTCTATGAATGAGACGGCCACTCTTTTAGAGAAAGCCATGACGATTTATGAGGAAAATAAAACCCTCCTGGAACAGGAAAGAGACCTGGAACAATTTTCGGCATTGTATAAGCAGTTCACCGCCTTTGAGCCGCTGGACAGCAAATTTTATGATATCATGGATGAAGAAGTGAAACGTTTCAGAAATTATATTGAAGCGCACCTGGATTCGTTTGTGAAAATAGCAGCAGCGTAAACATGATGGACCTTGAGCAATACAAACAGCAGTTCAGTGAGGATGAACGAGCTGCTCACCACCGACCTGGACAGGAAATAACGCAGGCAACGGCTGACCTTTAGGTCAGCTTTTTTTATGGCCGTCAATAATGAATGGCGGAGACCGGTATGTACAGAAAAAAAATATGGAAGAGCTAAAACTTTTTTAAAAAGCCTCCCGTATCTATACCATCTGACCGGAAAAAGTATTGAAGGAGCCGCAAACATATACCGAACAAGAACTGATTGCTGCGTTGAAATTACGCAGGGAAGATGCTTTTAGCTATTTGTACGATCATTATGCCGCTGCATTAAACGGCGTTATCCTTAATATCATCCCTGAAATACACACCGCAACAGACATCTTACAGGACGTATTCATCAAAATATGGAGACAGATAGATAGTTATGACCCTTCGAGAGCGAGGTTGTATACCTGGATGTTTACAGTCGCCAGAACGATGGCCATTGATCATGTCCGGAGCAAAACCTGGCAAAATAATTTGCGGAACAGCGCTCTGACAGAAGGCAGTCATCAACTGGCGGATACAACCAAACTACCGTCAGATGAGCTTGGCCTGCGTAAAATAGTACATACTTTAAAAGAGGAACACAGGACAGTACTGGAATTATCTTACTTCCAGGGATATAAACAGGAAGAAATCGCACAGCTGCTCCAGATTCCTGTGAGCACCGTCAAAACCAGGCTCCGGGCCGCTATTTTACAATTGAAAAAAAAGATAAACAGTTAACGTGGACATCAAGGCATACATAGAGAGTGGTATCATTGAGAGCTATGTTCTCGGGCTCGCAGCGCCGGAGGAGGAGGCTGAGCTGCTGGAGTTGAGCCGGACGTATCCCGAAGTGAAGGCGGCTGTTCTCCATTGCGAGAAATGGCTCAGTGAGGTATCAGACCAGTATGCGGTAACTGCTCCCGCCGGTTTGAAAGCACGGTTGGTAGACCATTTGCAGGATGAATTCACGGAACCGGAGCGGCAGGTACCGGTGCTGCCTATACGCCGCGAAAATATTTTCAGGTATGCAGCTGCGGTACTGTTACTGCTACTGGGTATCAGCGGGTTATTGAACATCTACTTTTACAACCGGTACAGAAACGTCAGCCAGGACTTTGTCCACCTGCAATCTCAGCACGATATGATGGCAGCTGACAACAAGGTCTATCAGGCCCGTTTTGCTGCCATGACGCACGAGCTGCAGCTTATCACCGCGCCCGGCACCCTGAAAGTTTTACTCTCCGGCGTGCCCGGCAGAAATGACAGCCAGGTAACGGTTTACTGGAACACACATACGAAAAATGTTTACCTGATCATTAATCATCTGCCGGTCCCGCCAGAAGGCAAGCAGTATCAGCTATGGGCGTTGGTAAATGGAAAACCGGTATCGGCCGGGTTATTGGAAAATGCATGCAGCGATCTGTGTGCTGTAGCACCTGTGCAGCAGGCGGAAGCATTTGCTGTTACGCTGGAAAAAGCCGGTGGCAGCCCTGCCCCGACTATGGACCAGATGTTTGTGCTGGGCAAGGTGAGCATCTGAGCAGGCTATCTCTTATTATCTTACGCAATTTTTTTTGGGTCGTCAAACTTTTTAGGATAAACTCCCGTATCTGGTATGTGCATGTGTTTTTAAGGTAGTTAGGATAACTAATTATAATCTTCATTTCGTTAATTTATCTAACAATTATTTTATGGAAAAATTACATCCGGAATTGCCTCCCGCAGGCAATCATGAAGACCTGTTGCCCGGAAAATTCGGCAGAAGGAAATTTCTTTCCTATTGCGGGCTGGCCGCTTCCGTTGCCACTATTTCCGCCTGCAAAAAAGACAATGACAATAACAATATGCCTCCTGCAGGTAGTATAGATCTGGGCTCCGGTGATATCGGCATTCTTAATTACGCTTATGCCCTGGAACAGCTGGAAGCTGCTTTTTATACCCAGGTGGTAGCAAGTCCGTATTCCGGTATTACTGCCGGTGAACTGGCGTTGCTGACGGATATCCGTGATCACGAGGTGGCCCATCGGGAGTTTTTTAAAGCGGCTTTGGGCACCAAGGCGATCGTCAGTCTGGAAGTGAACTTTTCTGCCGTCAACTTCGGGAGCCGTGACAGCGTACTGGGGACTGCCAAAGCATTTGAGGACCTGGGTGTTTCTGCTTATAACGGCGCAGGGCAATTGATCACAGATCCGGCATATCTGCTGCTCGCCGGAAAAATTGTATCCGTTGAGGCGCGCCATGCCGCCTATATCCGCGACCTGATCAGTAACGGGTCTTTTGCAGACAGTACGGTGATAAATGCCAATGGGCTGGATTTGGCGAATAAGCCTGCTGACGTATTGATGGCTGCCAAACCTTTTCTGAAGTCAGTATTGTATGCCGGTAATTTACCTATGGTGTGAGCTATGTTTTTCTGTATCTCAAAAAAATCAAAACATGAACATTCAAAATATTATCACTGAAATAGAAAAGATCGACCCGGAAGTATATGATCGTCTTGACAGCCGCAGGGGAACAATGCAGCATCTTGCGCGTTGGGGCGGCCGGATTGCCTTGACGGCTTTACCTTTTGCATTGGGCGGCTTATTCAAAAAAGCATATGGCCAGTCTGCAGGAAGCGGTGTCGCGGCGGTGCTCAACTATGCGCTCACACTCGAATACCTGGAGGCTGAGTTTTATACAAAAGGGGCCGCGTCCGGTGTGGTGCCGGCAGGTACCCCTGCGGTAGGCGCTATTAACACCATACGGGACCACGAAAATGCGCATGTTGCGTTCCTGAAGAGTACACTCAGTGCAATAGGCACTACTCCTGTGTCCAAACCTACATTCGATTTTACCGCAGGCGGAGCATTTGCGGACGTATTCACCAACTACGATACTTTTCTGGCGGTGGCGCAAACATTTGAGGACACGGGTGTAAGGGCCTACAAAGGAAGAGCGGCAGAGCTGATCAGTAATCATGCCGTGCTCACGGCAGCACTTCAGATACACACCGTGGAAGCAAGGCACGCCTCTCATATCCGGCAGATGCGAAAGGCAAGGGGCGCCAATCTGAAACCCTGGATTACCGGCAAGGATACCGGTGGAATAGGCGCTGCGGTGCAGGCCAGCTATAATGGAGAAGAGCTCACCACTCAGGCCGGCGTGGACATCACCAAATTTGCCAGTATCAATGCTGCCAGTGAAAGCTTTGATGAGCCGCTTACCGCCGATCAGGTACTGGCTATCGTAAAACCATTTATCGTGTAAACAACATTTTTCATCTTAATATAATCAATCATGAAAAAATCAATTATGCTGCTGGCCATATGTCTGCCGGTAGCCATGCAGTTCTCTGTCACAGCAGCTCCTGCGCACAATCATTACGATTACATGGTTGTAAGGGATTGGACCAAATCCACGACAGCCACATGGCCTGCTGAGAAAGAAGGTAAGACGATCTGGTACAAACTTGACAAAAAAGGTGGTCTCTGGTGGAGTGAAGACGGCAAAAAATGGTCGGCCGCCAAAGACGGCGCCTGGACCGACAAAGACGGCAAATGGCTGAAGATTCACGAGCATAAGCTGGTGTGGAGCACTGACGGAAAATCGTGGTCAGAAGTGCCGGAATGGAAATGGGAAGGCTCTGATGGAAAATGGTATAAATTCGACAGCAATTGGATGCTGTGGGTGAATGTTTAAGGGAACGGTGTCATATTGACTCTTTAGAGCAATCCGTAGAAAAGGGCTATACCAAAAGTCAGTTGTACTTTTGGTTAGCCCTTCATTATGATATAAAGACAGCCGGGGTACCGTGGATGATGTGAGTTACTGCCGGCCTGCCTTTAGCGGATTGGGGTGAAAATTATTTTGACGTCGTTATTTTGATAACAGGCGTATAATTAAAGTATCCGGCGGGGTTGTCTGCTCCGCCGATGCGGGCCGCAGCCCGGATATAGTACACCGTGCCGGTTTTGAGGCCGGTAAATGTTTTTTCGTAGACAGTAGCTTCTACTGTTTCGTCTGGTACGTTCTGTACATCCTGTATGTCATTCAACGTATAACTGTTTACATCGATTCCTTCGGTGGGGCCGATAATAGCTGCCAGCCTGGATATCTTCTGTGTGTTGTCGTTGTGTTTTACACTATACTTCACCGTTACACTGTTGTTAGTGACGTTGCTTGCCGCTGCCGTCACTTTCAGGAAAGGCGTAACAGGAATATCTTTTTGTGTATTGGCGGCAATATCCACTACTACCGTGTCTTTGTAGTAGAACGGTCCTTCCGCCACAATGCGGTACCTGCCGGTGAAGAGCAGGTTGTTGTTGTAGGAGCCGTCGGGATGCACCGCAGTGTTAATGGGATTAGGATTGCTGCTGCTGTACCCTACCTGATAGTAACGGAGCACGGCACCATTGAAAGCCTGTACGGGCACGGCTTCATTTGTTTTGATATCGGTCAGCCGCCCTTGTATACTGGCATCAGGAGCGGGGTAGTTGTCTTTTTTGCAGCTGGTCAGTACGGCGCTGCCCAGCAGGAGCGCCATACAGCTGTTGATGATATGTTGTTTCATGTGTTGTCTGTTGTTTTGGTTAGAAACCCGGGTTTTGCACGAGGTTGCTGTTTTTGTCGATCTCACCGGTAGGGATGCGCTGGTAGTACATCCGTGAGAGGAACGTGCGGGTATTTTTAGGCGCGGGCACGATCTGGAAGCTGTATTGCATGTCGGCAGGTGATTTGCCGTTTTCCCACATGAGCCATGGGTACAATGCGTGGAACTGTGTGTTGTTCAGCAGATCGGTGGCGGTGCGCCAGCGGCAGATATCCCACCATCTGTGGTTTTCGAAGGCCAGTTCTACCTGCCTTTCATGTCTTACCTGGTCACGGGTGACGCTGCCAAGGAGTTTAATGCCGGCGCGTTCACGCAGCTGGTTTACTGCATTTAGCGCATCGGCGGTTTTACCCAGCTCTATGGCCGCTTCTGCATAGTTCAGCAACACTTCTCCATAACGGAACACTATCCAGGGCGTGGTGGAGCGGCCGTCTGCCAGCCTGTTCACCGGGTCCATGAATTTTTTAACATAGAAGCCTGTTTTGGTGGGATCGCCGCTAAGCAGCGGGCCGTCCCTGCCTACGCGTGGGATGCTGTTGGCGCCGCTGCCGTAGGTGTCTGTCAGGTTAGCGGAGGTAAACTGTACGCCGTTGTCTATTACGCCTCTTCTTAATTCCACGGTACCGCCCTGCCAGGGAGCGCCGGGGTAGAGGATGCTGGCGAGGAAGCGCGGGTCTTTGTCTTTAAACAGGTCGGCGGTGTTTTTATAAAGAATGGGATTGCCGGCAGCATCATTGATTTTCAGTTTGCCCGGGGTGCCGTCGGAGTACTCAAAACTTTCGACCAGTTCCAGGGTGGGATTGGTGGCGCAGCCATAGTCGATTTTAAAGCTCTGCGGCGCGTTGTAGAAGTCGAATCCGTGGGCCAGATCGGGCGACTGATATGTCTTTACAAAGATGACTTCCTTGTTTTTGTCGAGATCGGCGCCGGTCAGGAACAGTTGCTGGAAGTTGGCTGTTTTATCGCTGTAGCCGTTGAACAGTTGGAACTTTCCGGAGTTGATGATCTGTTGTGCCGCATCGTAGGCTTTCTGCCAATAGCCGTCAGCGTTAGCGGCGATGCCAACCGCGCCGCCGAGTTGCACCGCGCCGTATTTCGCTATGGAGGCGGCATAGAGCATCGCGCGGCATTTTAAGGCGAGGGCGGCATAACGTGTGGCACGGTAGCGTTCATCGGCATTGTAGGATTCCGGCAGCTGGCCCATGATAGCATCCAGCTCGGAGGCAATGAAATCATATACTTCCTGTTCTTTATTACGCGGCACTTTCAGTTCTTCGATATTACCGTTGTAGCGCTGTACTTTCGTTATCAGGGGGACGCCGCCGTACCGTTTTACCAGGGAGAAGTAATAGAACGCCCTGACAAAGCGGGCTTCGGCGAGAAAGCGGGTCTTCTGTTCTTCAGATATATTTTTGGCGTCAGGGATTTTTTCGATAAAGTCGTTCACGTTTCTTACCACGTCATACCGCCACCAGCCAAACATTTCATCGCCGAGGATGGGATCGAGCGTAGCGCCCCAGCTGTAGGAGCGTACGGCTTCATCGCTGGCCTGGCTGGGGAAAGCAGCCTGGTTTCCTTCCACCCAATAGTCAAAGGCTTCGGTCTGCATATTATTATAGAGGTTGGCGGTAAGCGCCTGTATGCCGGACACGGAGCCATAGGCGGCATCATCGGAGATGATGTCCTGAGCTTTCCTTTCCAGGAAGTCTTTGTTGCAGGAGGCCGACAGGGTCAGCATCAGCGCAAAGGATATATGTTTATGTAGTTTTCTCATGACAAATAATTAAGAAGATCAGAATTGCAGGTTCATGCCTAGTGTGAGTACCCGTTGCTGCGGATAGTACTTACCGTTACCGGCGGCATTGGTATCATCATTGGTCGGCATTTCCGGGTCAATGAATTTCAGGTTGGAGAACGTGAGGAGGTTCTGTGCGGAGAAGTAGAACCGTACCTGTTCAATTCCTGCTCCTGACAACATGGACTTAGGCAGGGAATAACCCAGTTCTATTGTCTTCAGACGCAGGTAGGACGCGTCTTTCAGCCAGAAGGAAGATACTCCTTTGTTGTTGTCCAGTCCATTGGCCACCGTGGAAGGGTATTTGCCCGGCACCCATTCGCTCTGCGGATTGTATGGATCGCTGCGGTGCCAGCGGTCGGTGAAGTAGGCGAATGCGTTGGCGCCGTTGCTAAACGGGTCTCTCATAGCGCCGTCTATCAGGATATTGTAATTGGCGGCGCCCTGGAACAGCATGGAGAGGCTGAAGCCTTTCCAGGTGGCGGCGAGGTTCAGGCCATAGAACAGTTCCGGTGTGTTGCCGCGACCGATAACGGTGCGGTCGTTGCTGTCAATGATACCGTCGCCGTTGAGATCTTCATATTTGATATCGCCGGGCTTAAGGGTGGTATTGCCTTTACGGTCCTGTATGGCCCAACCGGCAATTTCTTCCTGGTGCTTAAACTGGCCAGCGGCTTTATATCCCCAGATCATGTTGCTCCATCTGTTGTTGTAGTTGTCTTTCCAGTTGGCGAAGGCGTTGGTGGAGCTGGCGCGTTCCTGGTACAAATTACGTGTACGCGTCCAGGTGATATTGGGTGATACGTTGAGTACCACATTGCCGATTTTTTTGTTGTAGCCCAGCGCCAGCTCGAAACCCTGTGTGCGGTCACTGTTGAGGTTTTCGGCCGGCAGGCCTGCGCCATAGGTGCCCGGCAGGGAAAGCACTCTTTGTGCGAAAAGGCCGGTACGCTTACGGGAGAAGAAGTCCAGCTCCACGGTGAACATATTCTGCAGGAAACCGGCTTCAAACCCGATGTTGGCGGTGGTGGCGTTGAACCAGGTGATGAGCGGGTTAGGAAGGCCTGATGGTGTTAATCCGCCTACGATATTTTTCCCGAAGATGTAGCCGCCTTCCGGGTAGCGGTAACCGGTGAGGTATTGGAACGGATTGGCGGAGCCGTCGTCGCCCATCTGGCCCCAGGAACCTCTGATTTTAAGGTTGTTGACCACACGGGTCATGTTTTGGAAGAAGGCCTCATCGCTCATTCTCCAGCCGGCAGACACGGTAGGGAAGAAGCCCCACCTGTGATCGGGCGCCAGTTTGTAAGAGCCGTCGTAACGGAAGCCCAGTTCCAGCAGGTAGCGGTCTTTGTAGTCATAGTTCACCCTGCCTACGTAGCCCATATAGGCGGCTTCGCTGGCTTTGCCGTTATTGTTTTTGTTGGTGTTGGCGCCGGCAAAAAGCTGGTCCAGCGCATCGAGCATAAACTCGCGGTAGGCCTCGAACTGGCTGCCGATGGTCTGTCGTTGTTCAAACAGCAGTAAACCTTTCACATGATGGTCACGGGCAAATGTTCTGACATAGCTGAGCGACAGCTGAGCGAGGCTGTTCTCTTCCTGTTGTTGGTCCTGTCTGAGGTTGGTGGGGGAGTTGCCAATATAACCAACGTCGTATTTATTCGTAGCGGCGTTATAGTTATAGAGGTTAAATTGTTTCACCCATTTTTTATTGTTGGCGGTGCCGGACTGGTAAGAGTAGAGAGCTTTAGCGCTCAGTCCATCTACAAACGGGATGTCGTAGGTAAGGGAAGCGATGCCGCTCAGGTATTTGTATTGCTGGGCGGAATAACCTGAATAGTCACTGTTCATGGAAGCCAGCACGTTCTGGCTGAAGTTGGTCACGGCATAATAATCCGGGTTGTTATTGGCGTACAGCGGG
This window of the Chitinophaga varians genome carries:
- a CDS encoding linear amide C-N hydrolase; this encodes MKLTFKTLALTIIVSLAAIAVINPGRACTRVVYKGLDGLLLTARSMDWKEDTQTDLWIFPRGMSRNGETGAQTVKWKSKYGSVVAAAYNICSTDGMNEKGLVANLLWLAESKYPDWDRQKPGLSIAAWVQYVLDNFATVKEAVDELQQERFTIVSDNVPGQARLATLHLSISDATGDSAIFEYVEGKLVIHHDAAYQVMTNSPVYEKQLALNEYWKEIGGTTMLPGTNRAADRFVRASFYTTAIPKTKDYRLAAASVFSVIRNCSVPYGISTPDQPNISSTRWRTVSDQKNMIYYFESALTPNTFWVDFSDVNFSPKGGVKKLSLTKGEVYAGNVAGSFKRSNPFKFLGPQ
- a CDS encoding class I SAM-dependent DNA methyltransferase encodes the protein MDDKTALVVQLFGKNARLYEEKFMDTQGYQNALDVFCRHIPRQEANILELACGPGNITRYLLHLRPDFRVLGTDLSPDMLDLARKNNPGAIFQLLDCTDMTTLPDRYDGIMVGFLLPYLSQEATVKLVRDAVSMLQPGGVLYLSTMEDDYTKSGWRKSSTGDDYYQYFHQGAWLQQVLQEHGFHVVHEQRIASANGDGTPVTDLILIASL
- a CDS encoding DoxX family protein, with the protein product MSKRNKIIYWIATLWLALGMTSTAIVQLLQLKTENDFITHLGYPVYILKILGAWKILGVIAILAPRFPLVKEWAYAGFFFMMTGALASHLISGDAMKDIFPSLLLLVLTVISWYFRPADRKVLATA
- a CDS encoding SRPBCC domain-containing protein, with translation MELKTKVHAEEGKQELIVTREFDLPLELLFRAYTEPEILEEWMGTKVLKLENKKHGSWQFETTDPAGNKHGFSGTIHDFVPEERITRTFEMENSGFGVQLEFLEFEKLTEDTSKLRMHIIYKTLEERAQYLKIGMARGMGLAHNRLEKAAIKFKK
- a CDS encoding ArsR/SmtB family transcription factor, whose protein sequence is MNLRRDVFQAIADPTRRAILLLVATHAMTAGAIAANFDTARPTVSKHLAILTECELLKQEQNGREIYYHLNPHKMKEIADFIEPFRKMWDDRFNKLEDIMKKYQTKK
- a CDS encoding DMP19 family protein, with the translated sequence MEFLPTVSKEAIEAAGTEDWDFIYTVLEPYENAIEEAEDEEEILDQLSDDQHALLIYNALYGQVTNGGFLQLIHNGYGQFAFDPVFVEDLQRWSMNETATLLEKAMTIYEENKTLLEQERDLEQFSALYKQFTAFEPLDSKFYDIMDEEVKRFRNYIEAHLDSFVKIAAA
- a CDS encoding RNA polymerase sigma factor, with translation MKLRREDAFSYLYDHYAAALNGVILNIIPEIHTATDILQDVFIKIWRQIDSYDPSRARLYTWMFTVARTMAIDHVRSKTWQNNLRNSALTEGSHQLADTTKLPSDELGLRKIVHTLKEEHRTVLELSYFQGYKQEEIAQLLQIPVSTVKTRLRAAILQLKKKINS
- a CDS encoding anti-sigma factor domain-containing protein, with protein sequence MDIKAYIESGIIESYVLGLAAPEEEAELLELSRTYPEVKAAVLHCEKWLSEVSDQYAVTAPAGLKARLVDHLQDEFTEPERQVPVLPIRRENIFRYAAAVLLLLLGISGLLNIYFYNRYRNVSQDFVHLQSQHDMMAADNKVYQARFAAMTHELQLITAPGTLKVLLSGVPGRNDSQVTVYWNTHTKNVYLIINHLPVPPEGKQYQLWALVNGKPVSAGLLENACSDLCAVAPVQQAEAFAVTLEKAGGSPAPTMDQMFVLGKVSI
- a CDS encoding ferritin-like domain-containing protein, with translation MEKLHPELPPAGNHEDLLPGKFGRRKFLSYCGLAASVATISACKKDNDNNNMPPAGSIDLGSGDIGILNYAYALEQLEAAFYTQVVASPYSGITAGELALLTDIRDHEVAHREFFKAALGTKAIVSLEVNFSAVNFGSRDSVLGTAKAFEDLGVSAYNGAGQLITDPAYLLLAGKIVSVEARHAAYIRDLISNGSFADSTVINANGLDLANKPADVLMAAKPFLKSVLYAGNLPMV
- a CDS encoding ferritin-like domain-containing protein, which gives rise to MNIQNIITEIEKIDPEVYDRLDSRRGTMQHLARWGGRIALTALPFALGGLFKKAYGQSAGSGVAAVLNYALTLEYLEAEFYTKGAASGVVPAGTPAVGAINTIRDHENAHVAFLKSTLSAIGTTPVSKPTFDFTAGGAFADVFTNYDTFLAVAQTFEDTGVRAYKGRAAELISNHAVLTAALQIHTVEARHASHIRQMRKARGANLKPWITGKDTGGIGAAVQASYNGEELTTQAGVDITKFASINAASESFDEPLTADQVLAIVKPFIV
- a CDS encoding DUF1349 domain-containing protein; the encoded protein is MKKSIMLLAICLPVAMQFSVTAAPAHNHYDYMVVRDWTKSTTATWPAEKEGKTIWYKLDKKGGLWWSEDGKKWSAAKDGAWTDKDGKWLKIHEHKLVWSTDGKSWSEVPEWKWEGSDGKWYKFDSNWMLWVNV
- a CDS encoding DUF3823 domain-containing protein, encoding MKQHIINSCMALLLGSAVLTSCKKDNYPAPDASIQGRLTDIKTNEAVPVQAFNGAVLRYYQVGYSSSNPNPINTAVHPDGSYNNNLLFTGRYRIVAEGPFYYKDTVVVDIAANTQKDIPVTPFLKVTAAASNVTNNSVTVKYSVKHNDNTQKISRLAAIIGPTEGIDVNSYTLNDIQDVQNVPDETVEATVYEKTFTGLKTGTVYYIRAAARIGGADNPAGYFNYTPVIKITTSK
- a CDS encoding RagB/SusD family nutrient uptake outer membrane protein, whose translation is MRKLHKHISFALMLTLSASCNKDFLERKAQDIISDDAAYGSVSGIQALTANLYNNMQTEAFDYWVEGNQAAFPSQASDEAVRSYSWGATLDPILGDEMFGWWRYDVVRNVNDFIEKIPDAKNISEEQKTRFLAEARFVRAFYYFSLVKRYGGVPLITKVQRYNGNIEELKVPRNKEQEVYDFIASELDAIMGQLPESYNADERYRATRYAALALKCRAMLYAASIAKYGAVQLGGAVGIAANADGYWQKAYDAAQQIINSGKFQLFNGYSDKTANFQQLFLTGADLDKNKEVIFVKTYQSPDLAHGFDFYNAPQSFKIDYGCATNPTLELVESFEYSDGTPGKLKINDAAGNPILYKNTADLFKDKDPRFLASILYPGAPWQGGTVELRRGVIDNGVQFTSANLTDTYGSGANSIPRVGRDGPLLSGDPTKTGFYVKKFMDPVNRLADGRSTTPWIVFRYGEVLLNYAEAAIELGKTADALNAVNQLRERAGIKLLGSVTRDQVRHERQVELAFENHRWWDICRWRTATDLLNNTQFHALYPWLMWENGKSPADMQYSFQIVPAPKNTRTFLSRMYYQRIPTGEIDKNSNLVQNPGF